One Desulforhopalus sp. DNA segment encodes these proteins:
- a CDS encoding Lrp/AsnC family transcriptional regulator, with amino-acid sequence MDIDETNIQILRHLKDGRKSFKLIAEELSVTENTIRSRVNKLTDEGILAFAGTVQVDALSGHNMLYLGVKLKSMELQKKAEEFSLLRGVVSAAIVTGRYDIILQVLLGQGYSLLEFITEQVARIQDVQTVESFVVFKGYNLKVPYIL; translated from the coding sequence ATGGATATAGACGAGACCAACATCCAAATTCTTCGGCATTTAAAAGATGGCCGCAAATCCTTCAAGCTCATCGCTGAAGAACTGTCCGTCACCGAAAACACCATTCGCAGCCGGGTCAACAAGTTGACGGACGAAGGGATTCTTGCCTTCGCCGGGACCGTTCAGGTTGACGCTCTGTCCGGTCACAACATGCTGTATCTGGGGGTCAAACTGAAAAGCATGGAGCTGCAAAAGAAGGCGGAGGAGTTCAGTCTGTTGCGCGGCGTGGTCTCCGCGGCAATAGTGACCGGCAGGTACGACATCATTCTCCAGGTCCTTCTGGGCCAAGGGTACAGCCTCCTGGAGTTCATCACCGAGCAGGTGGCCCGGATTCAGGATGTGCAGACCGTGGAAAGTTTCGTGGTGTTCAAAGGCTACAATCTTAAGGTGCCCTATATACTTTGA